The following proteins are co-located in the Phyllostomus discolor isolate MPI-MPIP mPhyDis1 chromosome 1, mPhyDis1.pri.v3, whole genome shotgun sequence genome:
- the GJD2 gene encoding gap junction delta-2 protein — translation MGEWTILERLLEAAVQQHSTMIGRILLTVVVIFRILIVAIVGETVYDDEQTMFVCNTLQPGCNQACYDRAFPISHIRYWVFQIIMVCTPSLCFITYSVHQSAKQRERRYSTVFLALDRDPPESMGGPGGTGGGGSGGGKREDKKLQNAILNGVLQNTENTSKETEPDCLEVKELTPHPSGLRTATRSKLRRQEGISRFYIIQVVFRNALEIGFLVGQYFLYGFSVPGLYECDRYPCIKEVECYVSRPTEKTVFLVFMFAVSGICVVLNLAELNHLGWRKIKLAVRGAQAKRKSVYEIRNKDLPRVSVPNFGRTQSSDSAYV, via the exons ATGGGGGAATGGACCATCTTGGAGAGGCTGCTGGAAGCCGCGGTGCAGCAGCACTCCACTATGATCGGGAG GATCCTGTTGACTGTGGTGGTGATCTTCCGGATCCTCATTGTGGCCATTGTGGGGGAGACAGTGTACGATGATGAGCAGACCATGTTTGTGTGCAACACCCTGCAGCCCGGCTGTAACCAGGCCTGTTATGACCGCGccttccccatctcccacattcgTTACTGGGTCTTCCAGATCATAATGGTGTGTACCCCCAGTCTCTGCTTCATCACCTACTCTGTGCACCAGTCTGCCAAGCAGCGAGAACGCCGCTACTCTACCGtcttcctggccctggacagAGACCCCCCTGAGTCCATGGGGGGTCCTGgaggaactgggggtgggggcagtggtggtggaaAACGAGAAGATAAGAAGTTGCAAAATGCTATCCTCAATGGGGTGCTGCAGAACACAGAAAACACCAGCAAGGAGACAGAGCCAGATTGCTTAGAGGTTAAGGAACTGACCCCACACCCATCAGGGCTGCGCACTGCCACGCGATCCAAGCTTCGAAGGCAGGAAGGCATCTCTCGCTTCTATATTATCCAAGTGGTGTTCCGAAATGCCCTGGAGATTGGGTTTCTCGTGGGTCAATACTTTCTCTATGGCTTCAGCGTCCCAGGGTTGTATGAGTGTGACCGTTACCCCTGCATCAAGGAGGTGGAGTGTTATGTGTCTCGGCCTACTGAGAAGACCGTCTTTCTAGTGTTCATGTTTGCTGTTAGTGGCATCTGTGTTGTGCTCAATCTGGCTGAACTCAACCACTTGGGATGGCGCAAGATCAAGCTGGCTGTACGAGGGGCCCAGGCCAAGAGAAAGTCAGTCTATGAGATCCGCAACAAGGACCTGCCGAGGGTCAGTGTTCCCAACTTTGGCAGGACTCAGTCCAGTGACTCTGCTTATGTTTGA